One part of the uncultured Bacteroides sp. genome encodes these proteins:
- a CDS encoding redox-sensing transcriptional repressor Rex → MSDNEQNVIKVPEPSLRRLPWYLSNAKLLKNKGEHFVSSTQISKEINIDASQIAKDLSYVNISGRTRVGYDIDDLIAVLEDFLGFTNMHKAFLFGVGSLGGALLRDSGLNHFGLEIVAGFDVNPELVGTFINGIPIFHSDEFQAKMLEYNVNIGVLTVPIEIAQNITDIMIEGGVKAVWNFTPLRIRVPENIVVQNTSLYAHLAVMFNRLNFNQIK, encoded by the coding sequence ATGAGTGATAATGAGCAAAATGTAATAAAAGTACCGGAACCTTCTTTGCGCAGACTTCCATGGTATTTATCGAATGCGAAACTGCTTAAAAATAAAGGAGAACATTTTGTCTCTTCTACGCAGATTTCTAAAGAGATAAATATTGATGCTTCTCAGATAGCAAAAGACCTGTCGTATGTAAATATATCAGGGCGAACAAGGGTGGGCTATGATATAGATGATCTAATTGCTGTTCTGGAAGACTTCCTCGGCTTTACAAATATGCATAAAGCTTTCTTGTTTGGTGTAGGTAGCCTGGGAGGAGCTCTTCTTCGTGACTCCGGTTTGAATCATTTTGGCTTGGAAATAGTTGCAGGTTTTGATGTTAATCCTGAACTTGTTGGTACATTTATAAACGGTATTCCAATCTTTCATTCGGATGAGTTTCAGGCAAAGATGCTTGAATATAACGTGAATATTGGAGTATTGACTGTTCCTATTGAAATAGCTCAGAATATTACTGATATAATGATTGAAGGAGGTGTAAAGGCAGTATGGAACTTTACTCCTTTACGTATTCGGGTACCGGAAAATATTGTGGTTCAGAATACTTCTTTGTATGCTCATTTAGCTGTAATGTTCAACCGTTTAAATTTTAATCAGATAAAGTAA
- a CDS encoding translation initiation factor has product MKKHDWKERLNVVYSTNPDFNYDIEEDAEQTTLEPAKQNLRVAIDKKNRGGKVVTLITGFVGTEEDLKTLGKLLKTKCGVGGAAKDSEIIIQGDFKLKIVELLKKEGYVKTKPIGG; this is encoded by the coding sequence ATGAAAAAGCATGACTGGAAAGAGAGATTGAATGTGGTATATTCAACCAACCCCGATTTCAATTATGATATAGAAGAAGATGCAGAACAGACAACTTTGGAGCCAGCAAAACAGAATCTTCGGGTAGCCATTGATAAGAAAAACAGAGGAGGAAAGGTTGTAACACTAATAACTGGATTTGTAGGTACAGAAGAGGATTTAAAAACTCTTGGAAAGCTATTGAAAACAAAATGTGGAGTTGGCGGAGCTGCCAAAGATAGTGAAATTATTATTCAAGGTGATTTCAAGCTTAAGATTGTTGAGCTACTTAAGAAGGAAGGATATGTAAAAACCAAACCAATTGGAGGATAG
- a CDS encoding fumarylacetoacetate hydrolase family protein, which produces MKIIAVGMNYAEHNKELHPTLVIPNEPVIFMKPDSALLKNGKPFFIPDFSDEVHYETELVVKISRLGKNIAERFANRYYDEVTVGIDFTARDLQRKIREAGNPWEICKGFDDSAAIGEFVPVDKFKDIQNLNFHLDIDGNQVQKGNTADMLFKVDEIIAYVSRFFTLKIGDLIYTGTPVGVGPVAIGQHLEGYLEEEKLLDFYIR; this is translated from the coding sequence ATGAAGATTATTGCCGTAGGAATGAACTACGCTGAACACAATAAAGAACTACATCCCACGTTAGTAATACCAAACGAGCCGGTTATCTTTATGAAACCAGATTCTGCTTTACTTAAAAATGGAAAGCCGTTCTTTATTCCTGATTTCTCTGACGAAGTTCACTATGAAACAGAGTTAGTAGTGAAAATAAGCAGATTAGGGAAAAATATAGCTGAACGTTTTGCAAATCGTTATTATGATGAGGTGACTGTTGGTATTGACTTTACAGCCCGAGACCTGCAACGAAAAATCCGTGAGGCAGGTAATCCCTGGGAAATATGTAAAGGATTTGATGATTCTGCTGCAATTGGCGAATTTGTTCCTGTTGATAAGTTTAAGGATATTCAAAACCTGAATTTTCACCTGGATATTGATGGCAATCAAGTACAGAAAGGGAATACTGCCGACATGTTGTTTAAAGTAGATGAGATAATTGCTTATGTCAGTCGTTTCTTTACGCTGAAAATAGGAGATTTAATATACACCGGAACTCCTGTTGGAGTGGGACCGGTTGCAATAGGCCAACATTTGGAAGGTTATCTGGAAGAAGAGAAGCTGCTCGATTTCTATATTCGATAA